A genomic segment from Roseibium algicola encodes:
- a CDS encoding purine-nucleoside phosphorylase, whose amino-acid sequence MSGFGRECAEIVRAAREGSYKIGMILGSGLGALAEEVEDAVRIPYSHLTEFPVSTVTSHSSELVAGTLSGVPVVILSGRAHYYEGGDPTVMRTPVETLKELGCEILLATNAAGSLRQEVAPGSPMLISDHINWSGMNPLIGEEDEKRFLDMSTAYDADLRAAMKKVAEETGDPVAEGVYMWFSGPSFETPAEIRMAKTLGADAVGMSTVPEVIMARFLGMRVAAMSIITNYGAGMQTHALSHDETKSVALQGMERMKQLVRAFVKEIGQ is encoded by the coding sequence ATGAGTGGTTTCGGCCGTGAATGCGCGGAGATCGTCCGCGCAGCCCGGGAGGGCTCGTACAAGATTGGCATGATCCTCGGCTCCGGCCTCGGCGCGCTCGCCGAGGAAGTCGAGGACGCTGTTCGCATTCCCTATTCGCATCTGACCGAATTTCCGGTCTCCACCGTCACGTCCCATTCCAGCGAGCTGGTTGCCGGCACGCTGTCCGGTGTACCGGTGGTGATCCTGTCGGGCCGGGCCCATTATTACGAGGGCGGTGATCCGACGGTCATGCGCACGCCGGTGGAAACGCTGAAGGAGCTCGGCTGCGAGATCCTGCTGGCAACCAATGCGGCTGGTTCCCTGCGCCAGGAAGTTGCTCCCGGCTCGCCCATGCTGATTTCCGACCACATCAACTGGTCGGGCATGAACCCGCTGATCGGTGAAGAGGACGAAAAGCGCTTCCTCGACATGAGCACCGCCTACGATGCGGACTTGCGTGCGGCGATGAAGAAAGTCGCCGAGGAAACCGGCGATCCGGTCGCCGAGGGCGTTTACATGTGGTTCTCCGGCCCATCTTTCGAGACGCCTGCCGAAATCCGCATGGCCAAGACACTGGGTGCGGATGCGGTTGGCATGTCAACCGTGCCGGAAGTCATCATGGCCAGGTTTCTGGGTATGCGCGTCGCGGCCATGTCGATTATCACCAATTACGGCGCAGGCATGCAGACGCACGCGCTGTCTCACGACGAAACCAAGTCCGTTGCCTTGCAGGGCATGGAACGCATGAAACAGCTGGTGCGGGCATTCGTGAAGGAGATCGGCCAATGA
- the deoC gene encoding deoxyribose-phosphate aldolase, with product MTDMIEHAKRALGLVDLTNLNDDCTAADISKLTGRTVTDHGSVAAVCVWPRFVAQAAQELTGTGVKVATVVNFPEGGEDTEAVLAETKQALADGADEIDLVMPYKAFCAGRKGFAEEQIIRVKAAIPEPALLKVILETGEIKDPLLIHAASNIAIGAGADFIKTSTGKVAVNATLEAAEIMLTAIEEARRDNAERVIGFKPAGGIRTAEDAAAYLALADKIMGQNWVSAHTFRFGASGLLDALISTIEGQEIVDHSHHGY from the coding sequence ATGACTGACATGATCGAACACGCCAAACGGGCCCTCGGGCTCGTCGACCTGACCAACCTCAACGACGACTGCACGGCGGCGGATATTTCCAAGCTGACCGGACGGACCGTGACGGATCACGGGTCGGTTGCGGCTGTCTGTGTCTGGCCGCGGTTCGTGGCGCAGGCCGCGCAGGAACTGACCGGCACGGGCGTGAAAGTGGCGACCGTGGTCAACTTCCCTGAAGGTGGCGAAGATACGGAAGCCGTCCTGGCCGAGACGAAGCAGGCACTTGCCGATGGAGCCGACGAGATCGATCTGGTCATGCCCTACAAGGCTTTCTGCGCTGGCCGCAAGGGCTTTGCGGAAGAGCAGATCATCCGCGTGAAGGCGGCCATTCCGGAACCGGCACTGCTCAAGGTCATCCTGGAAACGGGTGAAATCAAGGATCCGTTGCTGATCCACGCGGCCTCCAACATTGCCATTGGGGCTGGTGCGGATTTCATCAAGACTTCGACCGGCAAGGTTGCCGTCAACGCAACGCTGGAAGCAGCCGAAATCATGCTGACCGCGATCGAGGAGGCCCGCCGCGACAACGCCGAGCGTGTGATCGGCTTCAAGCCGGCCGGTGGTATCCGCACCGCCGAGGACGCGGCTGCCTACCTGGCGCTTGCCGACAAGATCATGGGCCAGAACTGGGTATCGGCACACACGTTCCGCTTTGGTGCCAGTGGTCTTCTGGATGCCCTGATCTCGACGATCGAGGGCCAGGAAATCGTGGACCACTCCCACCACGGCTATTGA
- the cdd gene encoding cytidine deaminase: protein MSDLDALFEAAKAVRENAYAPYSNFLVGAALRAPDGTVFIGCNVENASYPVSVCAEGGAVSAMIAAGYREIAEAVVIGDAALCTPCGMCRQRLKEFGTDDLVVHVADLDGIRRSFTMDELLPAAFELEYTSK from the coding sequence ATGAGCGATCTGGACGCGTTGTTCGAGGCCGCAAAAGCGGTTCGTGAAAACGCATATGCACCCTATTCAAACTTCCTGGTCGGCGCGGCCTTGCGTGCACCGGACGGCACTGTTTTCATCGGCTGCAATGTGGAGAACGCTTCCTACCCGGTGAGCGTTTGTGCAGAAGGTGGGGCGGTCAGCGCCATGATTGCCGCCGGTTACCGCGAAATTGCGGAAGCCGTCGTCATTGGCGATGCGGCCCTGTGCACGCCGTGCGGCATGTGCCGCCAGCGTCTGAAGGAATTCGGCACGGACGATCTGGTTGTCCATGTCGCGGATCTCGACGGTATCCGGCGCAGCTTCACGATGGATGAGCTGCTGCCTGCCGCCTTCGAACTGGAATACACGTCAAAATAA